The following are encoded in a window of Streptomyces sp. Go-475 genomic DNA:
- a CDS encoding BadF/BadG/BcrA/BcrD ATPase family protein codes for MQDTTPSVVGIDVGGTKTQLRALAGGGTVTDRVRSSTGWRPHDPGAAADWLAALIHDALPAGTRPSAVAVGGHACETPRQCAGIRAALQERLGVPALVVGDAELLVPAAGLDKGVGLVAGTGSVAVGRLPDGDPVQVGGWGAVLGDEGGAAGLVREAARAVWAAHDRGEEPDALAAGLVEAFGVAEVPALGAALEAATDVSAEWGRRSPVVFAAAEAGSPLARGVIADGGRALAALVVRLAARGVAVDDVVVAGGTVLAQPALYEAFTHALAEALPQARPQPLRVPPVEGAVALARSLR; via the coding sequence GTGCAGGACACCACGCCCTCCGTGGTCGGCATCGACGTGGGCGGCACCAAGACCCAGCTGCGCGCCCTCGCGGGCGGCGGAACCGTCACCGACCGTGTCCGCAGCAGCACGGGCTGGCGGCCGCACGACCCCGGGGCCGCCGCCGACTGGCTGGCCGCGCTGATCCACGACGCCCTGCCGGCGGGCACCCGCCCGTCGGCCGTCGCCGTGGGCGGTCACGCCTGTGAGACGCCACGCCAGTGCGCGGGCATCCGCGCCGCTCTCCAGGAGCGGCTGGGGGTGCCCGCGCTGGTCGTGGGCGACGCCGAGCTGCTCGTCCCGGCCGCCGGGCTGGACAAGGGCGTCGGCCTGGTGGCCGGTACCGGTTCGGTCGCGGTGGGGCGGCTGCCCGACGGCGACCCGGTCCAGGTCGGTGGCTGGGGCGCGGTGCTCGGCGACGAGGGCGGCGCCGCCGGACTCGTCCGCGAGGCCGCGCGGGCCGTCTGGGCGGCGCACGACCGCGGCGAGGAGCCCGACGCACTGGCGGCCGGACTGGTCGAGGCGTTCGGCGTGGCCGAGGTGCCCGCGCTCGGCGCGGCGCTGGAGGCGGCCACGGACGTGTCCGCCGAGTGGGGCCGCCGCTCCCCCGTCGTGTTCGCGGCAGCCGAGGCCGGCTCGCCGCTCGCCCGGGGTGTGATCGCCGACGGCGGCCGGGCGCTCGCCGCGCTCGTCGTCCGGCTCGCCGCCCGCGGGGTCGCGGTGGACGACGTGGTGGTGGCGGGCGGCACGGTGCTCGCCCAGCCCGCGCTGTACGAGGCGTTCACCCACGCGCTCGCCGAAGCCCTGCCCCAGGCCCGGCCGCAGCCCCTGCGCGTGCCGCCGGTCGAGGGCGCGGTGGCGCTGGCCCGGTCCCTCCGGTGA
- a CDS encoding DUF3662 domain-containing protein, with product MGALSALEETLESRWEALWARVRDKEPVEVLDALRRECDDNAVVCGEGRVMVPNAYDVELPDDVHEHLTRTGIDVGQALTDSLSRHADRRGYEWAGPLAVHVARCPEVPNGRYRVASRVMPNVSTDGFFHAAH from the coding sequence ATGGGCGCCCTGAGTGCGCTGGAAGAGACCCTGGAGAGCCGATGGGAGGCGCTGTGGGCGCGGGTCCGCGACAAGGAACCGGTCGAGGTCCTCGACGCCCTGCGGCGCGAGTGCGACGACAACGCCGTGGTGTGCGGTGAGGGCCGCGTCATGGTCCCCAACGCCTACGACGTGGAACTGCCCGACGACGTGCACGAACACCTGACCCGCACCGGCATCGACGTGGGCCAGGCCCTCACCGACAGCCTCTCCCGCCACGCGGACCGCCGCGGCTACGAGTGGGCGGGCCCCCTGGCGGTGCATGTGGCGAGGTGCCCCGAGGTCCCCAACGGCCGCTACCGGGTGGCCAGCCGGGTGATGCCCAACGTGAGCACCGACGGCTTCTTCCACGCCGCGCACTGA
- a CDS encoding ROK family protein, whose product MRLSESARVVFDVLAGAGTATRPQLAAGAGLSKPTVSTAVAELEAVELAAHSGRASGSTGRSAAVYRLGPAAGAVLAVDLGPAKTRVRACALDGTLLAEGTGSRPEAADTVRKVLDALPAGAPLRAVVVAVGDVTTRDREGAGERPATAKAGPVFDAMAVALPEGVPVHLENNVNCAALAELHEGAAVGRETFGYLRIGVGIGLAVVIGGRVLRGANGAAGEVARLPYPWDDDRAPRHEGLEQRMGARTLLRRAAEAWRDGDGPRPRTAERLLALSGRGHATARAVVDAHAADVGRLAAAVAAVLDPGLIVLGGGTGADPQLLPGVRAELARLSWPTEVVSSVVGDTGTVAGASRLAVAHGIQTVTGAVRAKH is encoded by the coding sequence ATGCGCCTGAGTGAGAGTGCCCGTGTGGTGTTCGACGTACTGGCCGGGGCGGGCACGGCGACCCGGCCCCAGCTGGCGGCCGGTGCGGGCCTTTCCAAACCGACCGTCTCCACCGCCGTGGCCGAACTGGAGGCCGTCGAGCTCGCCGCCCACTCCGGGCGGGCCTCCGGCTCCACCGGCCGCAGCGCCGCCGTGTACCGGCTGGGCCCGGCCGCCGGCGCCGTGCTCGCGGTCGACCTGGGGCCCGCCAAGACGCGGGTGCGCGCCTGCGCCCTGGACGGCACCCTGCTCGCCGAGGGCACCGGCTCCCGGCCCGAGGCCGCCGACACCGTCCGCAAGGTCCTCGACGCGCTGCCCGCCGGAGCCCCGCTGCGAGCCGTCGTCGTCGCCGTCGGAGACGTCACCACCCGCGACCGGGAGGGCGCCGGGGAACGCCCCGCGACCGCCAAGGCCGGCCCCGTGTTCGACGCCATGGCCGTCGCCCTGCCCGAGGGCGTCCCCGTCCACCTGGAGAACAACGTCAACTGCGCCGCCCTCGCCGAACTGCACGAGGGCGCCGCCGTCGGCCGCGAGACCTTCGGCTACCTCCGCATCGGCGTGGGCATCGGCCTCGCCGTCGTCATCGGCGGCCGGGTGCTGCGCGGCGCGAACGGCGCCGCCGGTGAGGTGGCCCGGCTGCCCTACCCCTGGGACGACGACCGCGCCCCGCGCCACGAGGGGCTGGAGCAGCGCATGGGCGCGCGCACCCTGCTGCGCAGGGCGGCCGAGGCCTGGCGGGACGGCGACGGGCCCCGCCCGCGCACCGCGGAGCGGCTGCTCGCCCTCTCCGGGCGGGGGCATGCCACGGCCCGGGCCGTGGTCGACGCGCACGCCGCCGACGTGGGCCGGCTCGCCGCCGCCGTGGCCGCCGTACTGGACCCGGGGCTGATCGTGCTGGGCGGCGGCACCGGAGCGGATCCGCAGCTCCTGCCCGGTGTGCGCGCCGAGCTGGCCCGGCTGAGCTGGCCCACCGAGGTGGTCAGCAGCGTCGTGGGGGACACCGGGACGGTGGCGGGCGCCAGCAGGCTGGCCGTGGCCCATGGAATTCAAACCGTGACCGGAGCTGTGCGGGCGAAGCATTGA
- a CDS encoding phosphatase PAP2 family protein, with the protein MPSPAGHRTATAVNRRGFLKISLGASAGVLAAPAFVTWPAAADAKAATGFAAFVDDYKSNVLTNQTPETNAVVRILGGMTKVWKTGDAWDTGHVLDREVLRANMRYCARVTQARTEDQAKEAFLYDRQHQSYAMIAGLGPLADLYKAGAKAVTSITGAPDGTPPGKISDTLPADAPAGSALGAGSYDSELGRVAKLVDTVRGPFASGNPAKFAFQYPRPWRMNEDSEVVDTGQKDALGYPVYDSRVVVAPQLLRQRSENAEEDGGFPSGHTNAFHLAALAFAYAVPERFQELVTRAFELSHTRIMAGMHSTVDVIGGRVMATALTAATLADPANAELKAAARAQALDYFTRQTGTTADTLHAYAHADAGDAYADREANARAVGPRLTYVLPRRGRKDPLTVPKGAEVLLETRLPYLTADQRREVLRTTALPSGYVLLDGFEQWGRLNLFAAADGYGAFDRDVTVTLDAAAGGFHASDSWRNDIEGDGGLTKRGTGTLTLTGHNRYHGGTVVEAGTLVAASADALGRGDVRVAGGTLRADQVLRVRGCYVQEGGSTLELLLRKDHGPALTVSRRVLLGGGSVLSLRLDTERPPVAGTTVPVLSAPQVRGRFDRVELDSATLRAVPVHTADGLSVRLVRR; encoded by the coding sequence ATGCCGTCACCAGCCGGGCACCGCACCGCCACCGCCGTCAACAGGCGGGGCTTCCTCAAGATCTCCCTCGGGGCCTCGGCGGGCGTGCTCGCCGCTCCGGCCTTCGTCACCTGGCCGGCCGCCGCGGACGCGAAGGCGGCCACGGGCTTCGCCGCGTTCGTCGACGACTACAAGTCGAACGTCCTGACGAACCAGACGCCCGAGACCAACGCGGTCGTCCGGATCCTGGGCGGCATGACCAAGGTCTGGAAGACCGGCGACGCCTGGGACACCGGCCACGTCCTGGACCGCGAGGTGCTGCGCGCCAACATGCGCTACTGCGCCCGCGTCACCCAGGCCCGCACCGAGGACCAGGCGAAGGAGGCGTTCCTCTACGACCGCCAGCACCAGAGCTACGCCATGATCGCCGGGCTCGGCCCGCTCGCCGACCTCTACAAGGCGGGCGCCAAGGCGGTCACGTCGATCACCGGCGCCCCGGACGGCACGCCCCCCGGGAAGATCAGCGACACCCTGCCCGCCGACGCCCCGGCCGGCTCCGCGCTCGGCGCGGGCTCCTACGACTCGGAGCTGGGCAGGGTCGCGAAGCTGGTCGACACCGTGCGCGGCCCGTTCGCCTCGGGCAACCCGGCCAAGTTCGCCTTCCAGTACCCGCGTCCGTGGCGGATGAACGAGGACAGCGAGGTCGTCGACACCGGGCAGAAGGACGCCCTCGGCTACCCGGTGTACGACTCGCGGGTGGTCGTCGCCCCGCAGCTGCTGCGCCAGCGCTCCGAGAACGCGGAGGAGGACGGCGGTTTCCCCAGCGGGCACACCAACGCCTTCCACCTGGCCGCACTGGCCTTCGCGTACGCGGTGCCCGAGCGGTTCCAGGAGCTGGTGACGCGCGCGTTCGAGCTCAGCCACACCCGGATCATGGCGGGCATGCACTCCACCGTCGACGTCATCGGCGGCCGGGTCATGGCCACCGCGCTGACCGCCGCGACACTGGCCGACCCGGCGAACGCCGAGCTCAAGGCGGCGGCCCGCGCCCAGGCCCTCGACTACTTCACGCGGCAGACCGGCACGACCGCCGACACGCTCCACGCCTACGCGCACGCGGACGCCGGCGACGCCTACGCCGACCGCGAGGCCAACGCCCGTGCGGTCGGGCCCCGGCTGACCTACGTCCTGCCCCGCCGGGGCCGCAAGGACCCGCTCACCGTGCCCAAGGGCGCGGAGGTGCTGCTGGAGACGCGGCTGCCGTACCTGACCGCGGACCAGCGGCGCGAAGTGCTGCGCACGACCGCGCTGCCCTCCGGGTACGTCCTGCTGGACGGCTTCGAGCAGTGGGGCCGGCTGAACCTGTTCGCCGCGGCGGACGGCTACGGCGCCTTCGACCGGGACGTGACCGTGACGCTGGACGCGGCGGCCGGCGGCTTCCACGCGTCCGACAGCTGGCGCAACGACATCGAGGGCGACGGCGGGCTGACCAAGCGGGGCACGGGCACGCTCACACTGACGGGCCACAACCGCTACCACGGCGGGACGGTCGTCGAGGCCGGCACGCTGGTCGCCGCCTCCGCCGACGCCCTGGGCCGGGGCGACGTCCGGGTGGCGGGCGGCACGCTCCGCGCGGACCAGGTGCTGCGGGTGCGCGGCTGCTACGTCCAGGAGGGCGGGTCGACGCTGGAGCTGCTGCTGCGCAAGGACCACGGCCCGGCCCTCACGGTGAGCCGGCGCGTCCTGCTCGGCGGGGGCAGCGTGCTGTCGCTGCGGCTCGACACCGAGCGTCCGCCGGTCGCCGGGACGACCGTCCCGGTGCTGTCGGCCCCGCAGGTGCGCGGCCGGTTCGACCGGGTCGAGCTGGACTCGGCGACGCTGCGGGCCGTGCCCGTCCACACGGCTGACGGGCTGTCGGTGCGACTCGTGCGGCGGTGA
- a CDS encoding phospholipid carrier-dependent glycosyltransferase — protein sequence MAVAMVTAAVRQTPTIDEPVYVGAAAEYTHEHRLRHNPEHPPLGKLVIGAGVALAAPHVDASFTGDQGRLGRHLLYESGNDPWRLMLWARLPVIALTLLFGLVVFAFARELAGPAAGLAALALYCFSPDVIAHGSLATLDVPAAGFALTSAWLVWRARRRPRLYVPLAGIALGAASATKMSMLPAVPVLMLLAGVSVRRGCGGGRRLVRAVAGAGAVALAAIAVVWVAYLVVDPRLRWTPEQHVPVVRGMRGLLVQLLPFPEAYRDGMRVQFGLENRPWQGFLFGRLYDGSLWYYLPAALLVKTPLGMLALWAGGVAAVVAVRRLRPAAPYVLAAPLVLLAAAMQGARDLGTRYAVFLPLFLAVAAGCLLVARRRWVPAGVAVLVALVGVSSVRTFPFYLPYSNEAFGGPDRAREWLHDSNVDWGQDLGRLAERLREGYAGERVWLVYKGSGVPGFYGIRAEDPRRVPADAVRGLLVVSDSAAAKATGRLAELIGGSRPVEHVGHSITIYRS from the coding sequence ATGGCCGTCGCGATGGTGACGGCCGCGGTGCGGCAGACGCCGACGATCGACGAACCGGTGTACGTCGGCGCGGCCGCCGAGTACACGCACGAGCACCGGCTGCGCCACAACCCCGAGCATCCGCCCCTCGGCAAGCTGGTCATCGGCGCGGGTGTCGCCCTCGCGGCTCCGCACGTCGACGCGTCCTTCACCGGGGACCAGGGCCGGCTGGGCCGGCACCTGCTCTACGAGTCGGGCAACGATCCCTGGCGGCTGATGCTGTGGGCCCGCCTTCCGGTGATCGCGCTGACCTTGCTGTTCGGGCTGGTGGTGTTCGCCTTCGCCCGTGAACTGGCCGGGCCCGCAGCGGGGTTGGCCGCGCTCGCCCTGTACTGCTTCTCCCCCGACGTCATCGCGCACGGCTCGCTCGCCACGCTCGACGTGCCCGCCGCCGGGTTCGCGCTGACGTCGGCGTGGCTGGTGTGGCGGGCGCGCCGCAGGCCCCGGCTGTACGTGCCGCTCGCGGGGATCGCGCTGGGCGCCGCGTCGGCCACGAAGATGAGTATGCTGCCCGCCGTTCCGGTGCTGATGCTGCTGGCCGGGGTGTCGGTGCGGCGCGGATGCGGGGGCGGCCGGCGCCTGGTGCGTGCGGTGGCCGGGGCGGGCGCGGTGGCCCTGGCCGCGATCGCGGTCGTGTGGGTCGCCTATCTGGTCGTCGATCCCCGGCTGCGCTGGACTCCGGAGCAGCATGTGCCGGTGGTGCGCGGGATGCGGGGTCTGCTCGTCCAGCTGCTGCCGTTCCCGGAGGCCTACCGGGACGGGATGCGTGTGCAGTTCGGGCTGGAGAACCGGCCGTGGCAGGGCTTTCTGTTCGGCCGGCTGTACGACGGCTCGCTCTGGTACTACCTGCCGGCCGCGCTGCTGGTGAAGACGCCGCTGGGCATGCTGGCGCTGTGGGCCGGGGGTGTCGCGGCGGTGGTCGCGGTGCGCCGGCTGCGGCCTGCCGCTCCTTATGTACTGGCCGCTCCCCTGGTGCTGTTGGCGGCGGCCATGCAGGGGGCGCGGGATCTCGGGACCCGGTACGCCGTGTTCCTGCCGCTGTTCCTCGCGGTGGCGGCGGGGTGCCTGCTCGTGGCGCGGCGACGGTGGGTGCCGGCCGGGGTCGCCGTGCTGGTGGCGCTCGTCGGGGTCAGCTCGGTGCGGACGTTCCCCTTCTACCTGCCGTACTCCAACGAGGCGTTCGGGGGGCCGGACAGGGCACGGGAGTGGCTGCACGACTCGAACGTGGACTGGGGGCAGGATCTCGGGCGGCTCGCGGAGCGGCTGCGGGAGGGGTACGCGGGTGAGCGGGTGTGGCTCGTCTACAAGGGCAGTGGCGTGCCGGGGTTCTACGGCATCCGGGCCGAGGATCCCCGGCGCGTGCCGGCCGACGCGGTGCGGGGGCTGCTGGTGGTGTCCGACTCCGCGGCGGCGAAGGCCACGGGGCGGCTGGCCGAACTGATCGGCGGCAGCCGCCCCGTCGAGCACGTCGGGCACTCGATCACGATCTATCGCAGCTGA